The genomic region CGCCCCGCCCCCGCCAGCGCCCCACGCAGCAGCTCCAGTCCGGTGTCGATGTCCCGATCGCGACTCTCGATCAGCCCGTCGGTGAACAGCACGAACCCCGAGCCCTCGGGCAGATGGAGCTCCGTGGTCTCGAAGGGGTGGCTGCCCACGCCCAGGGGCGGCGAAGCGGGCACTTCCGGATACGCCACGGTCCCGTCCGGATGCACCACGGCCGGGCCCGGGTGTCCTGCTCGCGCCATCACGCACAATCCCGTGACCGAGTCGTAGATCGCGTACAGGCAGGTTGCCCCCGTGACCACGTCGGCGTGGCCCTCCGGGCCTTCGCCGGTGCTCTCGTCGCTGTCGATGCGGTTGACCAGGTCGTCCAGGCGCCCCAGCAGCTCGTCCGGCGGCAGGTCAAGCGCGGAGAAATTGAGTACCGCGGTGCGCAGCCGGCCCATTGTCGCCGCCGCGTGCAATCCATGGCCGACCACATCACCGACCACCAGTGCCACCCGGGCGCCCGGCAGCGGGATGACGTCGAACCAATCCCCGCCGACCCCGGCTCGAGCCGGCAGGTACCGCCACGCCACCTCCAACGCGTCCTGTTCCGGTACCCCCTGCGGCAACAGACTCCGTTGCAGGGCCACCGCCATCGTGTGCTCCCTGGTGAATCGGCGCGCGTTGTCGATGGCCACCGCCGCCCTCGCTCCCAGCTCCTCCGCGAAGGACAGGTCTTCTTCCTTGAACGGTGGCGAATCCCCTGTGCGCCAGAAGTTCGTCATCCCCAGCACCACTCCCCGCGCCTGGAGCGGCATTGTCACCAGCGAATGCGCCCCTTTCGCCAGTGCTGCGCGTGCCCCCTCAGGGTCCTGTTCCCGCCACCCGTGCGCCTGCCGCAGGTCCCCCTCCAGTACTGCCTGCCCTGCCTCCAAGGCCCGCGCCTGCGGCGCCGTCCGCGAATATGTGATCACCTTCCCGACCGGGTGGAACCCCTCCCTTTCGTGGCGCCCGCCGCTGGCTGCCGTGCGGCGCATGCTCGCCGTCCTGGTCGGCTCCTCACCCCGCACCACCGGCTCCAGCAGATCGACGGTGACGATGTCGGCGAACCGTGGGGTCGCCACCTCCGCCAGTTCCTGGGCGGTGCGCACCACGTCCAGCGTGTTACCGATCCGCGCCCCCGCGTCGTACAGGAGTGCCAGGCGCTCCCGCGCCACCGCGGCCCGCCCCGAGACCGCCGCCAGCTCTGTGGTGTCCCGCAACGTCACCGCCCAGCCCGCCGGGCCACCGTACGGAGCTGTGGGCCTCATGTTGACCGCCAGCAACCGATCCCCTGCGCGATGCACCTCATCCGTGGTCGACTCACCCGACGCCAGCAGCCGGGCGGTATCCGGATCCAACTTCAGCTCTCCCACCTGCCGCTGCTCGGCATCCGCAGGAAGCTCCAGGAGCCGCCGCGCCTCGTCATTGGCCAGCAGCAGTCGGCCGTCGGCACCGATGATCAGCACTCCTTCCCGGACGGCGTGCAGCACCGCGTCGTGGTGCTCGTACATCCGCGTCATCTCGGCCGGTCCCAGGCCGTGCGTCTGCCTGCTCAGCCGCCTGGCCACCAGTGCCGTCCCGACGGTGGACAGGACGAGTGCGGCCGCCCCGGTACCGAAAATGATCGGCAGCTGCCGTGCGGAGAGGCTGGTCACCTTATGGACCTTGATTGCGACGGACACCAGTCCGACGACCGAACCCTGGTCATCGGTCACCGGAACCACCGCCTGAATGACCGGGCCGCTGCCCTCGGGCAGCGGCAGCCCGCGTGCCCGCTCAATGGTGGTGCGGCCTTCCAGTGCCGGTTCGATGGTGCCGATGAATTTCTTCCCGATCCGTTTCGGATCGGGGTGCGTATAGCGAATTCCTTTGGTGTCCATGACAACGATGGAGGTCACGCCCGCCCTCTTCCGAGCCTCTTCTGCAGACGGCTGGAGCAAGGCCGCCGGATCCGGGCTGTTCAACGCCTGGACCGTGCCCGGTGCGTTCGCGAAAGTCTCTGCGGCCGTCAACGCCTGACGCTCGGCCTCCCGCGAACTGTCGCGCCCCGCCTGGAGCACAAGGGCCGTCACTGCGGCCGCTACCAGAAGCGCCACAATCACAACCTGCAATACGAACACCTGTCCGGCAGCACTGCGCAGATTCAGCAAAGAGCGCAAACCGGAGCTCGCGGGCTCACCTTGATCGCGCGCCCGGTCGTCCAAGGGCTGATGCGTTTTACGATGCTTCAGCCTAAAAAAATCCCTCATAGCTGTTTTTTAGCACCGGCAACGGCCTCCACTACGCAGTCCGAGCCCTCGCCACACTCCACGACCACGCTCCGGCCGCCTGATCAGCAAAGGCACAGGACCCGGCTTCAGCTGCCCAACCTCGGCCTTCGGCAACACAACATTTTTCAGGACTCCGGTCCGGGGTGCGGCCATGGTGTGATCGCGTCAGCCAGGCGTTACCCGGATCGCGGGACGATCCGGCCGCGTTGAGCCCGGGGCGGCTGTCCGCGCCGGCGAGTCCGGCCATGCACAACAGGCCTGGGGAAACCGTGCAGAGGTTCTCGAATAGCTCGCCGTGACCGCCAGCGGTCCTGCTCCCGGCACTCGGCGGATCGAGGTGACCGAGTCGTCGGTACGTAAGGGGCGCGCCCGCCGGTGAACAATCGGCGGGCCCGCTTCTTGCTCGTGCCAGAGGCGGCGAACCAGTGCCGGTCACTCCATCGGGCTCGCAGCGCGCAGCAAGGACGCCCCCGCCGGGGTGAGGGTGTGCAGCACGGTCGGGCCGTTCCGGATGGTCGTGATGAGGCCTGCGTCGCGCAGTACGGTGGCATGCCTGCTGGCGGATGATGCCGACACTCCGGCGGCACGGGCGATCTCGCCGGTCGTGGCACCGGTGGACACGGTGAGCAGGGCAACCGCTCGGGCGCGCCCGAGCAGGGTGCTCAAGGACTTCTCGGGGGCATCGACCCCACGCGGGGCGCCGGAAGCGCTCGGCTCGTGGAGGAGCGAGTACCAGAGCACGGGTGGCATTTCCGGGTCGGCGAAGGTGACCGGCTCGCCCCAGTTGAAGTACGAGGGGGCGAGGGTGAGCCCACGTCCGTTCAGATACAGGTCCCGGTCCTCGACCTGCCGGGGATAGACGGCCTCCAGGACCGGAGGACGCCAGCGCAGCATCGGTCCGAGACCCGAGAGCATGCCCTCGACCCCGCCGTCCAGAAGCCCGCGGGCACGCGCCGCTCGCTCCGCCTCGATGCGGGCCTGTGCCTGTTCCTCGTACGGGGCGATCACCGCGTCGTGGTAAGCCCGCAGCATCCCGACGAACTCCTTGCGCGCCTCCAGCCGGGCCAGTTGCCCGGCCCACGCGGGAGCGCCGACGGTCCGGTCGAGGATCGTCACTTCCTTCAGAATTCGTCGCGGAGGCGTGGCCAGAATCGATTCCAGTCCGGCGTCCAGATCACCCACCGCATCAGCGGGCGTCAGAAAGTCCGGAAAGTAGGCGGCCCTTGGGTACAAGGGCAGGAAGACGCTTGGCAGGACACGCCCCAGGCCCCTCTCCCGCATCTGCTGCCTTGCCATGCGGTACCACCCGGCGTAGGCCCACCGCCCTCTGCGCGACTGCAATCGGTGCATACTCGCGGCGACTTCCCAGAGCGGATCGGGGGCGGCGGCGATCCTGGTCTTCGCCAGGTCTGTATGGCTGAAATGAATGCGGAGCATGTCGTACCCCGTTCGATATGGTCGGCTTGGCGATCGTAGATCGCGGGACTCAATACGCGATAAACGGGGGTTCAACAGAAATGACCCGCCTGTTTAGTTCCGCCTGAGCTGCAAGGGATCGCGCCTCCGCCGGCGCCCGGGCCCCGTCTTCGGCGTCCCACAGCCCCCGGCGCGGACCTCACTCGGGCGGCCCCCGAGGCCGAGGACGGCCCGCGGTTCGGCTTCGGCCTGGCCTCGGCTTCCATGGTCCGGGTGATGGTGCGCACCGACCGGCTCAAGACACTGGACGCTCACAGCCCCGCAACGGCTCCCGCACCCAGAGGGTGCCTCTGCCCGGTCCATGGCGGTCCTGCTGCGACGCCGCCGCCGCCGGCCGTACACCTGGCGTGAACGTTGGAGCGGAGAGCGGGGGCGCCGCCGTGGAAGTGACGAGGGGCCGTATTGCCGCTCCCCACGCTGGGCTGGGCCTCGGCAGCGGAGCGGCCAGGCTGCGGTGCGAGGCGTCGTCACATCATCAGGTCAGTTGAGGTTCTTCTCCAGGGCACTGACGTATGCGTCGATGAAGTGGTCGCGTACCCCGTCGCCCACCGGGGCCAGGGCATCGGCGGTCAGGCCCCTGGCGCGATCGGTGAGCGAGCCGAGCAAGGGCATCGTCTCGTGCAGCTTGCCGCGTGAGTCGATGTAGCGCAGCACGTCGACGTGGGTGTAGGCAGGCTCCGGTGGCAGCTGCGGCACGATGTCGTTGTTGTTGACGAAGCGGTACATGCGGTTGGTGTAGCCCTTGTTGTACGCGGCGGCCAGCAGCCGGTCGCAGGTGCGGGGCTGACCGTAGGTGTAGACGCCGTCGGCGGCCAGGCGCGGCTCCTCCAGATACATGCGGGCTCCGGCGAGCATGGCCAGGGCGCCACCTAGGCTGTGGCCGGTGAACCACACGCTCTGTCCGTTGGTGCGGTACTCCGCGAGAGTGTCCCTGACATCGGGGTAGATCGACTCCAGTGCTTCGGCGAAGCCGTAGTGGACGTATCCGGTGCCGCCCGGCCCGGGGCGAGGCGGCGTGGTGGCATCCGAGAGCCAGTCCTTGATCTGCACCGGTTCGGTACCGCGGAACGCGATGACGATCATGTGGTCGCTGGCCGCGGTGTAGGCCTGGGTGTCCTGCAGCGGGAAGGGCGGGCTGAATCGCGTCTGGTGGTGACGTACCCGGTCGAAGCCCCAGGCGCGGGCCTGCTCCTCGATCACCGCCTCGGCCTGGTAGGCAAGGCCGGATGCCTTCGCCAGCCAGGAGGCATGGGCCAGGCTGTAACTGGTGGC from Streptomyces sp. QL37 harbors:
- a CDS encoding helix-turn-helix domain-containing protein, encoding MLRIHFSHTDLAKTRIAAAPDPLWEVAASMHRLQSRRGRWAYAGWYRMARQQMRERGLGRVLPSVFLPLYPRAAYFPDFLTPADAVGDLDAGLESILATPPRRILKEVTILDRTVGAPAWAGQLARLEARKEFVGMLRAYHDAVIAPYEEQAQARIEAERAARARGLLDGGVEGMLSGLGPMLRWRPPVLEAVYPRQVEDRDLYLNGRGLTLAPSYFNWGEPVTFADPEMPPVLWYSLLHEPSASGAPRGVDAPEKSLSTLLGRARAVALLTVSTGATTGEIARAAGVSASSASRHATVLRDAGLITTIRNGPTVLHTLTPAGASLLRAASPME
- a CDS encoding lipase family protein, which encodes MTMPSDVDHRATSYSLAHASWLAKASGLAYQAEAVIEEQARAWGFDRVRHHQTRFSPPFPLQDTQAYTAASDHMIVIAFRGTEPVQIKDWLSDATTPPRPGPGGTGYVHYGFAEALESIYPDVRDTLAEYRTNGQSVWFTGHSLGGALAMLAGARMYLEEPRLAADGVYTYGQPRTCDRLLAAAYNKGYTNRMYRFVNNNDIVPQLPPEPAYTHVDVLRYIDSRGKLHETMPLLGSLTDRARGLTADALAPVGDGVRDHFIDAYVSALEKNLN
- a CDS encoding SpoIIE family protein phosphatase, with translation MRDFFRLKHRKTHQPLDDRARDQGEPASSGLRSLLNLRSAAGQVFVLQVVIVALLVAAAVTALVLQAGRDSSREAERQALTAAETFANAPGTVQALNSPDPAALLQPSAEEARKRAGVTSIVVMDTKGIRYTHPDPKRIGKKFIGTIEPALEGRTTIERARGLPLPEGSGPVIQAVVPVTDDQGSVVGLVSVAIKVHKVTSLSARQLPIIFGTGAAALVLSTVGTALVARRLSRQTHGLGPAEMTRMYEHHDAVLHAVREGVLIIGADGRLLLANDEARRLLELPADAEQRQVGELKLDPDTARLLASGESTTDEVHRAGDRLLAVNMRPTAPYGGPAGWAVTLRDTTELAAVSGRAAVARERLALLYDAGARIGNTLDVVRTAQELAEVATPRFADIVTVDLLEPVVRGEEPTRTASMRRTAASGGRHEREGFHPVGKVITYSRTAPQARALEAGQAVLEGDLRQAHGWREQDPEGARAALAKGAHSLVTMPLQARGVVLGMTNFWRTGDSPPFKEEDLSFAEELGARAAVAIDNARRFTREHTMAVALQRSLLPQGVPEQDALEVAWRYLPARAGVGGDWFDVIPLPGARVALVVGDVVGHGLHAAATMGRLRTAVLNFSALDLPPDELLGRLDDLVNRIDSDESTGEGPEGHADVVTGATCLYAIYDSVTGLCVMARAGHPGPAVVHPDGTVAYPEVPASPPLGVGSHPFETTELHLPEGSGFVLFTDGLIESRDRDIDTGLELLRGALAGAGRTPEQTCQAVIDTMVPERPADDIAMLVARTRLLDPSRVAHWEVSPDPSAVAPVRAKCGAQLREWGLGDVGFTTELILSELITNAIRYGSAPIKVRLLHNRSLICEVSDGSSTSPRVRRAATTDEGGRGLFLVAQFAERWGTRYTPGGKVIWAEQPLHEGAATTTSATVTEALLDQFDDPTL